Proteins co-encoded in one Flavobacterium fluviale genomic window:
- the tnpA gene encoding IS200/IS605 family transposase, whose protein sequence is MSQSFTKLWIHVIWATKKRQELIDFSIEKTLYDFIWQELTELGCPVRIINGMPDHVHVLFLQNPQKTITDIVKQIKGSSSHFINRGEFILEKFAWQTGFGAFSVSESQLEAVYNYIKNQKQHHLKKNGQDEFDDFVRLHGMGEK, encoded by the coding sequence ATGTCACAATCTTTTACCAAATTATGGATTCATGTAATTTGGGCAACCAAAAAACGTCAGGAATTAATCGATTTTTCAATTGAAAAAACATTGTACGATTTCATTTGGCAAGAGTTAACTGAACTCGGATGTCCTGTTAGAATCATAAATGGAATGCCCGATCATGTGCATGTTTTATTTTTACAAAATCCACAAAAAACCATCACAGATATTGTAAAGCAAATTAAAGGAAGTTCTTCTCATTTCATAAATAGAGGAGAATTTATCCTGGAAAAATTTGCTTGGCAAACTGGTTTTGGTGCTTTCTCTGTCAGTGAATCTCAGTTAGAGGCAGTCTACAATTATATAAAAAATCAAAAACAGCATCATCTTAAGAAAAATGGACAAGATGAATTTGATGATTTTGTAAGATTGCATGGAATGGGAGAGAAATGA
- a CDS encoding DUF6492 family protein: MHKLILFIKTYEPDFERVYKLLDSIDKFNKDNIPVFISVNDEHFDRLKLDCFEKYKVYKDSEITKTTITEGWRYQQIIKSNVYKLNICENYVSLDSDSIFIKDFYFSDFMYDDKTPYTVMQESKDLLEMSERVGIDSDTVFFKRALRDTRPFFGNTGKEWDFGPSPYIWNCTVWQHFNDVFLKDLNLTFDDFFAKIDEKSYSPSEYAIYGEYLLKTRLIDILPIGSLFKVYHYEKQFAIEEKQLTIKQLSKIYLGIIYQSNWQKKKKKWFLF, from the coding sequence ATGCATAAATTAATTCTTTTCATTAAGACTTACGAGCCTGACTTTGAAAGAGTTTACAAACTTTTAGATTCAATAGACAAGTTTAACAAAGACAATATTCCCGTATTTATTTCAGTCAACGATGAACATTTTGATCGCTTAAAATTAGATTGTTTTGAAAAGTACAAAGTGTATAAAGATTCTGAAATTACAAAAACAACTATTACAGAAGGCTGGAGATACCAGCAAATTATAAAAAGTAACGTTTATAAACTGAATATTTGTGAAAACTATGTTTCTCTAGATTCTGATTCGATTTTTATAAAAGATTTTTACTTTTCAGACTTTATGTACGATGATAAAACACCGTATACAGTAATGCAGGAGTCTAAGGATTTACTGGAAATGAGCGAAAGAGTTGGAATAGATTCGGATACTGTTTTTTTTAAAAGAGCATTGAGAGATACTAGACCATTTTTTGGAAATACGGGTAAAGAATGGGATTTTGGACCTTCTCCTTATATTTGGAATTGTACCGTTTGGCAGCATTTTAACGATGTATTCCTCAAAGATTTAAATCTAACTTTTGATGATTTTTTTGCTAAAATAGATGAGAAAAGTTACTCACCAAGTGAATATGCAATCTATGGTGAATATTTGCTAAAAACCAGATTGATAGACATACTTCCTATAGGAAGCCTTTTTAAAGTATACCATTACGAAAAACAATTTGCAATAGAAGAAAAACAACTAACTATTAAACAGTTAAGTAAAATTTACCTTGGTATTATCTATCAAAGTAATTGGCAGAAAAAGAAGAAAAAGTGGTTTCTTTTTTAA
- a CDS encoding ankyrin repeat domain-containing protein, translated as MSMSFIIACENGNRKIAELLLQNKEVDVKYTDEKGRTALHYAAHRGYLDIVKILAEDGADINYEDHQGETPLFFACLQKQKQTALYLLDNGAEITKNDKYGNSLLHLVAQTAQIEIATKLLEAGSDVNLLNNNGETPLLLASAKLNREIIHLLLDKGADINVTDKQGNTPLIYACYTKSIPMVTLLLDNGADINHINHSGENALLIACYETNRMLAKLLVERGADVFASNNNGYSPIWYACANNQKEIVSLFLENGVDVNYSKPLASDTSSMNDYLDWIVSATNISNESSFTLNNSYTYGGESLLHVATKKGNLSMVKLLIEAGANINIQDESGNTPLHYSAANGKKDVVKYLLDNKADASVVNVKEQKAIDYSNVKGFTEITELILKYAPSGTVITPIQKEEPQKSDSGNSMEGKKKALLDLKELLDAGILTSEEFETEKSKILKG; from the coding sequence ATGTCAATGTCATTTATAATTGCCTGTGAAAACGGCAATCGAAAAATAGCCGAATTGCTGCTTCAAAACAAAGAAGTAGATGTAAAATATACGGATGAAAAAGGCAGAACTGCTCTTCATTATGCCGCACACAGAGGTTATCTGGATATTGTGAAAATATTGGCTGAAGACGGAGCCGATATTAATTACGAAGATCATCAGGGAGAAACGCCTTTGTTCTTTGCTTGTCTTCAAAAACAAAAACAAACGGCTTTGTATCTGTTGGACAATGGTGCGGAAATTACTAAAAATGATAAATACGGAAATAGTCTGTTACATTTGGTTGCTCAAACCGCTCAAATCGAAATTGCAACAAAGTTGCTTGAAGCCGGATCTGATGTTAATTTACTGAATAACAATGGAGAAACTCCCCTGTTATTAGCTTCTGCAAAACTAAACAGAGAAATTATTCACTTGCTTTTAGACAAAGGAGCCGATATAAATGTAACCGATAAACAAGGAAATACACCTTTGATTTACGCTTGTTACACCAAATCAATCCCGATGGTGACTTTACTTCTCGACAATGGTGCAGACATCAATCACATAAATCATTCGGGAGAAAATGCTCTTTTAATTGCGTGTTATGAAACGAATAGAATGCTCGCCAAATTGTTAGTAGAAAGAGGGGCAGATGTTTTCGCATCAAACAATAATGGTTACTCTCCTATTTGGTATGCTTGCGCGAATAATCAAAAGGAAATTGTGTCTTTATTTTTAGAAAACGGCGTTGATGTCAATTACAGCAAACCTTTGGCGAGCGATACTTCTTCAATGAATGATTATCTGGATTGGATTGTCAGTGCAACCAATATTTCTAACGAATCTAGTTTTACGCTTAACAATTCTTACACCTATGGCGGAGAAAGTCTTTTGCATGTTGCTACCAAAAAGGGTAATCTAAGCATGGTAAAACTGCTGATTGAAGCTGGTGCCAATATTAATATTCAGGACGAATCTGGAAACACGCCTTTACATTACAGCGCTGCAAACGGAAAGAAAGATGTTGTAAAATATTTATTAGACAATAAAGCCGACGCTTCAGTTGTAAACGTAAAAGAGCAAAAAGCAATTGACTATTCGAATGTAAAAGGTTTCACTGAAATTACAGAATTGATTTTGAAATATGCTCCTTCGGGAACTGTTATTACTCCAATTCAGAAAGAAGAACCGCAAAAATCAGATTCAGGAAATTCTATGGAAGGGAAGAAAAAAGCATTATTAGATTTGAAAGAACTTCTGGATGCCGGAATTTTAACTTCGGAAGAATTTGAAACTGAGAAAAGTAAAATTTTAAAAGGATAA
- a CDS encoding BrxA/BrxB family bacilliredoxin, which produces MYPQEMVKPMEAELTAAGFQDLHSAEAVDNAIKAEGTTLVVVNSVCGCAARNARPGAKMSLEGAKKPDHLITVFAGVDKEAVDAARQHMFPFPPSSPSMALFKNGELVHMLERHHIEGRPAELIAENLQDAFNEFC; this is translated from the coding sequence ATGTATCCACAAGAAATGGTAAAACCTATGGAAGCTGAATTAACAGCTGCTGGTTTTCAAGATTTACATAGTGCTGAAGCTGTAGATAACGCTATCAAAGCTGAGGGTACCACTTTAGTTGTTGTAAACTCTGTTTGCGGGTGCGCTGCAAGAAATGCACGTCCAGGAGCAAAAATGAGTTTAGAAGGAGCAAAAAAACCAGATCACCTTATTACAGTTTTCGCTGGTGTTGACAAAGAAGCTGTTGATGCTGCAAGACAACATATGTTTCCTTTTCCTCCATCATCGCCTTCTATGGCTTTGTTCAAAAACGGAGAATTGGTTCACATGTTAGAGCGTCATCACATCGAAGGCCGTCCAGCTGAATTAATCGCTGAGAATTTGCAGGATGCTTTCAATGAATTCTGTTAA
- the trhO gene encoding oxygen-dependent tRNA uridine(34) hydroxylase TrhO has translation MQLYNTLSAEERAIMIDDAGKQRLTLSFYAYAKIEDPKKFRDDLFRAWNKLDALGRIYVANEGINAQMSIPEENLEAFRATLEVYDFMKGIRLNEAVEHDDHSFLKLTIKVRHKIVADGLNDDTFDVTNIGVHLKAKEFNEILDDPNTIVVDFRNHYESEVGHFKNAITPDVETFRESLPIINEQLQNHKEDKNLVMYCTGGIRCEKASAYFKHQGFKNVYQLEGGIINYAKQLKEEGLESKFIGKNFVFDNRLGERITDDIISQCHQCGKPCDNHTNCENDGCHLLFIQCDECKAAMENCCSTECLEIIHMPLVDQVRLRTGKQVGNKVFRKGKSENLKFKHSGELPETALATAQKPADIRQKVKVKKVLLGKAEHYYVKAQVAQFAIENQELNAGDKILISGPTTGNQEMILEKLIVNGAETQTAKIGDKVTFEVPFRIRLSDKLYKIVN, from the coding sequence ATGCAACTGTACAACACTTTGAGCGCAGAAGAAAGAGCTATCATGATCGATGATGCCGGTAAACAACGACTAACGTTGTCTTTCTATGCGTATGCCAAAATTGAAGATCCCAAAAAATTTCGCGATGATTTATTCCGTGCCTGGAATAAGCTTGATGCTTTAGGCCGAATTTATGTTGCCAATGAAGGAATAAATGCTCAAATGAGTATTCCTGAAGAAAATTTGGAAGCTTTTAGAGCAACTCTGGAAGTGTATGATTTCATGAAAGGCATTCGTTTGAATGAAGCAGTAGAACATGATGACCATTCATTTTTAAAATTAACAATCAAAGTTCGTCACAAAATTGTTGCTGACGGTTTAAATGATGATACTTTTGATGTTACCAATATAGGCGTTCACTTGAAAGCCAAAGAATTCAATGAAATTCTTGACGATCCAAACACTATTGTTGTTGATTTTAGAAATCACTACGAAAGTGAAGTAGGGCATTTTAAAAACGCAATAACTCCAGATGTTGAGACATTTAGAGAGAGTTTGCCAATAATCAATGAACAGCTTCAAAACCATAAAGAAGATAAAAATCTGGTAATGTACTGCACTGGCGGAATTCGCTGCGAAAAAGCAAGTGCTTACTTTAAACACCAAGGTTTCAAAAACGTTTATCAATTAGAAGGCGGAATCATTAATTACGCTAAACAATTGAAAGAAGAAGGCCTAGAAAGTAAATTCATTGGGAAAAACTTCGTATTTGACAATCGTCTTGGCGAAAGAATCACAGATGATATTATCTCACAATGCCATCAATGCGGAAAACCTTGTGATAACCATACCAATTGTGAAAACGATGGTTGTCATTTGCTATTTATTCAATGTGATGAATGTAAAGCAGCAATGGAAAATTGTTGTTCTACAGAATGTCTCGAAATTATCCACATGCCTTTGGTTGACCAAGTTCGCTTAAGAACTGGGAAACAGGTAGGAAATAAAGTTTTCAGAAAAGGAAAATCTGAAAACTTAAAATTCAAACATTCAGGAGAGTTGCCAGAAACTGCTTTGGCTACAGCCCAAAAACCAGCCGATATTCGTCAGAAAGTAAAAGTTAAAAAAGTACTTCTTGGAAAAGCAGAACATTATTATGTAAAAGCGCAAGTGGCTCAATTTGCTATTGAAAATCAAGAATTAAATGCTGGCGATAAAATCTTAATTTCTGGACCAACTACCGGAAATCAGGAAATGATTTTAGAAAAACTAATTGTGAACGGGGCAGAAACTCAAACTGCTAAAATTGGTGATAAGGTTACTTTTGAGGTTCCATTTCGCATTCGTTTGTCAGATAAATTGTATAAAATTGTAAATTAG
- a CDS encoding ArsR/SmtB family transcription factor translates to MEKVKDLQIDSEAEKISKICKALGHPRRIQIMTLLWKKDNRTCGEIVELIPLAQSTISKHLLELKKANLINIKNEGKKTIYSIEAANIQVLKKYLTSYLSTIEISEEKKETVLTTTHKVRRGNSHLKQYNYQFPNKKRKELKI, encoded by the coding sequence ATGGAAAAAGTAAAAGACCTACAAATTGATTCAGAGGCAGAGAAGATAAGTAAAATTTGTAAAGCACTCGGACATCCTAGACGAATTCAAATAATGACACTTTTATGGAAGAAAGACAATAGAACTTGCGGTGAAATTGTTGAATTAATTCCGCTGGCACAATCGACAATTTCAAAACATTTATTGGAATTGAAAAAAGCAAATCTGATCAATATTAAAAACGAAGGCAAAAAAACAATTTACTCGATTGAAGCAGCAAACATACAAGTACTCAAAAAATATTTGACTAGTTATCTTTCCACAATTGAAATTTCTGAAGAAAAAAAGGAAACTGTCTTGACAACTACACATAAAGTAAGGAGAGGAAATAGTCATTTAAAACAATACAATTATCAATTTCCGAATAAAAAGAGAAAAGAATTGAAGATCTAA
- a CDS encoding lycopene cyclase family protein, whose protein sequence is MNSSQIKHFDYIFTGTGLASLMTVYKMIHSGKFADKSILLLDQDSKKSNDRTWCFWDKNESIWSSVISKKWDSALFADENFKRDLALMPYQYNQIRGIDFYNFVFESISKQSNITFSTEKVTDINELETHVFVGTEENRYTCNYLLNSIYTKAFAESQTKYPVLQQHFIGWFVKSENEIFNPDQVTFMDFSVEQKGNTRFMYILPTSKTEALVEYTLFSEKVLPNEEYENEIQLYLKKLGGDQFEIIEKERGSIPMTCYPFWKKNTNRVLNIGTAGGWTKASTGYTFKNSDKRSSELVSFLQNDSPPNMKSFHKKNRFWYYDLLLLDILYRHNALGSSIFSSLFRRGNPALIFKFLDEETNLIEDLQVILKCPKLPFVKALFRVIFS, encoded by the coding sequence ATGAATTCTTCTCAAATTAAACATTTCGACTACATTTTTACAGGAACTGGACTTGCATCTTTAATGACGGTCTACAAAATGATACATTCTGGAAAATTTGCAGATAAATCGATTTTACTTCTGGATCAGGATTCAAAAAAAAGTAATGACAGAACCTGGTGTTTTTGGGATAAAAACGAAAGTATTTGGAGTTCTGTTATTTCTAAAAAATGGGATTCAGCTTTATTTGCTGATGAAAATTTTAAACGCGATTTAGCGTTGATGCCTTATCAATACAATCAAATTCGGGGAATTGACTTTTATAATTTTGTTTTTGAATCCATTTCAAAACAGTCTAATATTACTTTTTCAACTGAAAAAGTAACCGATATCAACGAACTTGAAACTCATGTTTTTGTTGGGACTGAAGAAAACCGGTACACTTGTAATTATCTTTTAAATAGTATTTATACTAAGGCTTTTGCCGAAAGTCAAACTAAATATCCTGTTTTACAGCAGCATTTTATAGGTTGGTTTGTAAAATCGGAAAACGAAATCTTTAATCCAGATCAAGTTACTTTCATGGATTTTTCTGTAGAGCAGAAAGGAAACACAAGATTCATGTATATCCTGCCGACTTCTAAAACCGAAGCTTTGGTCGAATATACTTTGTTTTCGGAAAAAGTCCTTCCAAATGAAGAATACGAAAATGAAATTCAACTTTATTTAAAAAAGCTCGGAGGGGATCAATTCGAAATTATAGAAAAAGAGCGGGGGAGTATTCCGATGACGTGTTATCCATTTTGGAAAAAGAATACGAACAGAGTTCTCAACATTGGCACCGCCGGCGGTTGGACAAAAGCCAGCACGGGTTATACATTTAAGAATTCAGATAAAAGATCTTCAGAACTGGTGAGTTTTCTTCAGAATGATTCTCCACCCAATATGAAGTCTTTTCATAAAAAGAACCGATTTTGGTATTATGATTTATTGCTTTTAGATATTCTGTATCGTCATAATGCATTGGGAAGTTCGATTTTTTCTTCTTTGTTCAGAAGAGGAAATCCTGCTTTAATCTTTAAATTTCTAGATGAAGAAACTAATTTAATTGAAGATCTTCAGGTTATTTTAAAATGCCCAAAACTTCCATTTGTTAAAGCTTTATTTCGAGTAATCTTCAGTTAG
- a CDS encoding ankyrin repeat domain-containing protein, with protein sequence MQTQNQIESFLFQGKFDEARECLNNGETFNEQYLKNNFSQIAGKIIDAKEIDFIEKLIKAGVIETDIYELDSFDKSIFAPLALYLKDDEESLAFFKELMSKMDNINDEISDKTLLGYLFEKGASPKVIKILIDDFGANTQYKNNAGENFIYIVLNTYSTDTEKTKEYLSILLDNGVDINEKNIVGTTPLMCAVKRSKKEFVPFLLENGADANETDNLNNTVFYYAVAEQFSYDMYDALATVSSPDFNIVNKDGRTLFTNFISSVSGSPSDIKFLERLLSDGADVNFCAQYYGQPKSGIDFIVEKKSDILKSVLENVSMDVNEQDNQGNTILHKVCAYNVNYDAEMAKETYRKVKLLLEQGADISITNDKDETALMLASGDNLKIKTVELLMKS encoded by the coding sequence ATGCAGACACAAAACCAGATTGAAAGTTTCCTTTTTCAGGGAAAATTTGACGAGGCCAGAGAATGCCTAAATAACGGCGAAACCTTTAACGAACAATATCTTAAAAACAATTTTTCGCAAATAGCAGGAAAAATTATTGACGCCAAAGAAATTGATTTTATTGAAAAATTAATCAAAGCCGGCGTTATTGAAACTGATATTTACGAATTGGACAGTTTCGACAAATCGATTTTTGCTCCATTGGCACTCTATCTCAAAGACGATGAAGAATCACTGGCTTTTTTTAAAGAATTGATGTCAAAAATGGATAATATCAATGATGAAATCAGCGATAAAACACTACTTGGATATCTCTTTGAAAAAGGCGCTTCACCAAAAGTCATAAAAATACTTATCGATGATTTTGGAGCGAATACGCAATATAAAAACAATGCCGGAGAAAATTTCATCTACATCGTTCTGAATACCTACAGCACAGATACTGAGAAGACTAAAGAATATCTCTCTATACTTTTGGATAATGGTGTCGATATCAACGAAAAAAATATTGTGGGAACAACCCCTTTAATGTGCGCTGTTAAAAGAAGCAAAAAAGAATTTGTTCCTTTCTTATTGGAAAATGGAGCTGATGCCAACGAAACCGATAACCTCAACAACACTGTTTTTTATTACGCTGTTGCCGAACAGTTTTCGTATGATATGTACGATGCACTGGCAACAGTTTCTTCACCCGATTTTAATATTGTGAACAAAGACGGTCGAACCTTATTCACTAATTTTATAAGTTCTGTTTCTGGATCTCCAAGCGATATTAAATTTTTGGAAAGATTATTATCTGATGGTGCCGATGTCAATTTCTGCGCGCAATATTACGGTCAGCCAAAATCGGGAATTGATTTTATTGTAGAAAAGAAATCGGATATTTTAAAATCGGTTTTGGAAAATGTTTCAATGGATGTGAATGAACAAGACAATCAGGGAAATACTATTTTGCATAAAGTCTGCGCTTACAATGTGAACTATGATGCTGAAATGGCTAAAGAAACCTATCGAAAAGTAAAATTGTTATTAGAGCAGGGTGCCGATATTTCTATTACGAATGATAAAGATGAAACCGCCTTAATGCTGGCTTCTGGAGATAATTTGAAAATTAAAACGGTCGAGCTTTTAATGAAATCATAA
- a CDS encoding ferredoxin, giving the protein MVIITLQREKCIGCNYCVEMDPVHFQMSKKDGKSVLLHSHNAKGFFTLKSPNHAIVESCELAAKACPVKIITVKET; this is encoded by the coding sequence ATGGTTATTATTACTTTACAGAGAGAAAAATGTATTGGTTGTAATTATTGCGTCGAAATGGATCCCGTGCATTTTCAAATGTCAAAGAAAGACGGTAAATCGGTTTTACTGCATTCGCACAATGCAAAAGGCTTTTTTACTTTAAAATCGCCTAATCATGCCATTGTAGAAAGTTGTGAATTGGCTGCAAAAGCATGTCCAGTTAAGATTATTACAGTTAAGGAAACTTAG
- a CDS encoding peptidase U32 family protein: MTITNKIELMAPAGDFESLQAALDNGCDSVYFGVEQLNMRARSTVNFTIEDLKEIANRCEAKNVRSYLTLNTIIYDHDLSVVKTLLTKAKEANITAVIASDQAVIAMARSIGMEVHISTQLNITNIETIKFYSLFADTMVLSRELSLRQVKSITDQIEKEQIKGPNGNLVEIEIFGHGALCMAVSGKCYLSLHSHNSSANRGACKQNCRKKYTVIDQETGFEIELDNEYMMSPKDLCTLDFLDQVIDSGIKVLKIEGRGRAPEYVATVIKTYREVIDAYYDGTFSKEKTAVWMEALNTVYNRGFWSGYYLGQELGEWSNIPGSAATQKKVYVGKGTHYFPKAEIGQFKIEAYDIKVGDKILVTGPSTGAQEMIIDEMFVNDVAGEKATKGDDCTFKLPFRIRMSDKLYKIVEA; the protein is encoded by the coding sequence ATGACAATTACCAACAAAATTGAACTCATGGCTCCCGCTGGGGACTTTGAGTCGCTTCAGGCTGCGTTAGATAATGGCTGTGATTCAGTCTATTTTGGAGTAGAACAGCTTAATATGCGCGCACGTTCAACTGTGAATTTTACTATCGAAGATTTAAAAGAAATTGCCAATCGTTGCGAAGCCAAAAACGTTCGAAGCTATCTTACTTTAAATACCATTATTTACGATCACGATCTGTCGGTTGTAAAAACATTATTGACAAAAGCGAAAGAAGCCAATATTACCGCGGTAATCGCATCGGATCAGGCCGTAATTGCGATGGCGCGATCAATTGGAATGGAAGTTCACATTTCAACTCAATTGAATATTACTAATATTGAAACCATTAAATTCTACAGCTTGTTTGCCGATACGATGGTTTTAAGTCGTGAATTAAGTTTGCGTCAGGTAAAGAGTATCACAGATCAAATTGAGAAAGAACAGATTAAAGGACCAAACGGAAACTTAGTAGAAATCGAGATTTTTGGCCACGGAGCTTTGTGTATGGCGGTTTCAGGGAAATGTTATCTGAGTCTGCATTCTCACAATTCCTCTGCAAATCGTGGCGCATGCAAGCAAAACTGTCGAAAAAAATATACCGTTATCGATCAAGAAACGGGTTTCGAAATTGAATTGGATAACGAATACATGATGTCGCCAAAAGATTTATGTACGCTTGATTTCTTAGATCAGGTTATCGATTCTGGAATTAAGGTTTTAAAAATCGAAGGTCGTGGCCGTGCGCCGGAATACGTAGCAACAGTCATTAAAACCTATCGTGAAGTGATCGATGCTTATTATGATGGGACTTTCTCAAAAGAGAAAACTGCAGTTTGGATGGAAGCTTTGAATACCGTTTACAATCGTGGTTTTTGGTCAGGTTATTATTTGGGACAAGAATTAGGAGAATGGAGCAATATTCCTGGATCTGCAGCAACTCAAAAGAAAGTTTATGTTGGAAAAGGAACACATTATTTCCCGAAAGCCGAGATTGGACAATTCAAAATTGAAGCTTATGATATTAAAGTCGGAGATAAAATTTTAGTAACAGGACCAAGTACAGGAGCGCAGGAAATGATTATCGATGAAATGTTTGTAAATGATGTTGCTGGAGAAAAAGCAACAAAAGGAGACGATTGTACATTCAAGCTTCCGTTTAGAATCAGAATGTCGGATAAGCTATATAAAATAGTTGAGGCATAA